In Bubalus bubalis isolate 160015118507 breed Murrah chromosome 3, NDDB_SH_1, whole genome shotgun sequence, a genomic segment contains:
- the TLN1 gene encoding talin-1 isoform X1: protein MVALSLKISIGNVVKTMQFEPSTMVYDACRIIRERIPEALSGPPSDFGLFLSDDDPKKGIWLEAGKALDYYMLRNGDTMEYRKKQRPLKIRMLDGTVKTVMVDDSKTVTDMLMTICARIGITNHDEYSLVREIMEEKKEEVTGTLRKDKTLLRDEKKMEKLKQKLHTDDELNWLDHGRTLREQGVEEHETLLLRRKFFYSDQNVDSRDPVQLNLLYVQARDDILNGSHPVSFDKACEFAGFQCQIQFGPHNEQKHKAGFLDLKDFLPKEYVKQKGERKIFQAHKNCGQMSEIEAKVRYVKLARSLKTYGVSFFLVKEKMKGKNKLVPRLLGITKECVMRVDEKTKEVIQEWNLTNIKRWAASPKSFTLDFGDYQDGYYSVQTTEGEQIAQLIAGYIDIILKKKKSKDHFGLEGDEESTMLEDSVSPKKSTVLQQQYNRVGKVEHGSVALPAIMRSGASGPENFQVGSMPPAQQQITSGQMHRGHMPPLTSAQQALTGTINSSMQAVQAAQATLDDFDTLPPLGQDAASKAWRKNKMDESKHEIHSQVDAITAGTASVVNLTAGDPAETDYTAVGCAVTTISSNLTEMSRGVKLLAALLEDEGGSGRPLLQAAKGLAGAVSELLRSAQPASAEPRQNLLQAAGNVGQASGELLQQIGESDTDPHFQICAPSGAGFPSPPDPPTDVLMQLAKAVASAAAALVLKAKSVAQRTEDSGLQTQVIAAATQCALSTSQLVACTKVVAPTISSPVCQEQLVEAGRLVAKAVEGCVSASQAATEDAQLLRGVGAAATAVTQALNELLQHVRAHATGAGPAGRYDQATDTILTVTENIFSSMGDAGEMVRQARILAQATSDLVNAIKADAEGESDLENSRKLLSAAKILADATAKMVEAAKGAAANPDSEEQQQRLREAAEGLRMATNAAAQNAIKKKLVQRLEHAAKQAAASATQTIAAAQHATSTPKASAGPQPLLVQSCKAVAEQIPLLVQGVRGSQAQPDSPSAQLALIAASQSFLQPGGKMVAAAKASVPTIQDQASAMQLSQCAKNLGTALAELRTAAQKAQEACGPLEMDSALSVVQNLERDLQEVKAAARDGKLKPLPGETMEKCAQDLGNSTKAVSSAIAQLLGEVAQGNENYAGIAARDVAGGLRSLAQAARGVAALTSDPAVQAIVLDTASDVLDKASSLIEEAKKAAGHPGDPESQQRLAQVAKAVTQALNRCVSCLPGQRDVDNALRAVGDASKRLLSDSLPPSTGTFQEAQSRLNEAAAGLNQAATELVQASRGTPQDLARASGRFGQDFSTFLEAGVEMAGQAPSQEDRAQVVSNLKGISMSSSKLLLAAKALSTDPAAPTLKSQLAAAARAVTDSINQLISMCTQQAPGQKECDNALRELETVRELLENPVQPINDMSYFGCLDSVMENSKVLGEAMTGISQNAKNGNLPEFGEAVATASKALCGFTEAAAQAAYLVGVSDPNSQAGQQGLVEPTQFARANQAIQMACQSLGEPGCTQAQVLSAATIVAKHTSALCNSCRLASARTANPTAKRQFVQSAKEVANSTANLVKTIKALDGAFTEENRAQCRAATAPLLEAVDNLSAFASNPEFSSVPAQISPEGRAAMEPIVISAKTMLESAGGLIQTARALAVNPRDPPRWSVLAGHSRTVSDSIKKLITSMRDKAPGQLECETAIAALNSCLRDLDQASLAAVSQQLAPREGISQEALHTQMLTAVQEISHLIEPLASAARAEASQLGHKVSQMAQYFEPLTLAAVGAASKTLSHPQQMALLDQTKTLAESALQLLYTAKEAGGNPKQAAHTQEALEEAVQMMTEAVEDLTATLNEAASAAGVVGGMVDSITQAINQLDEGPMGEPEGSFVDYQTTMVRTAKAIAVTVQEMVTKSNTSPEELGPLANQLTSDYGRLASQAKPAAVAAENEEIGAHIKHRVQELGHGCAALVTKAGALQCSPSDAYTKKELIECARRVSEKVSHVLAALQAGNRGTQACITAASAVSGIIADLDTTIMFATAGTLNREGAETFADHREGILKTAKVLVEDTKVLVQNAAGSQEKLAQAAQSSVATITRLADVVKLGAASLGAEDPETQVVLINAVKDVAKALGDLISATKAAAGKVGDDPAVWQLKNSAKVMVTNVTSLLKTVKAVEDEATKGTRALEATTEHIRQELAVFCSPEPPAKTSTPEDFIRMTKGITMATAKAVAAGNSCRQEDVIATANLSRRAIADMLRACKEAAYHPEVAPDVRLRALHFGRECANGYLELLDHVLLPTLQKPSPELKQQLTVHSKRVAGSVTELIQAAEAMKGTEWVDPEDPTVIAENELLGAAAAIEAAAKKLEQLKPRAKPKEADESLNFEEQILEAAKSIAAATSALVKAASAAQRELVAQGKVGAIPANALDDGQWSQGLISAARMVAAATNNLCEAANAAVQGHASQEKLISSAKQVAASTAQLLVACKVKADQDSEAMKRLQAAGNAVKRASDNLVKAAQKAAAFEEQENETVVVKEKMVGGIAQIIAAQEEMLRKERELEEARKKLAQIRQQQYKFLPSELRDEH from the exons ATGGTTGCACTTTCGCTGAAGATCAGCATTGGGAATGTGGTGAAGACGATGCAATTTGAGCCGTCTACCATGGTGTATGACGCCTGTCGGATCATCCGTGAGCGGATCCCAGAGGCCCTGTCTGGCCCTC CCAGCGACTTTGGGCTGTTTCTGTCAGATGATGACCCCAAAAAGGGTATATGGCTGGAGGCAGGGAAGGCTTTGGATTATTACATGCTCCGAAATGGG GACACCATGGAGTACAGGAAGAAACAGAGGCCCTTGAAGATCCGCATGCTGGACGGCACCGTGAAGACTGTCATGGTGGACGACTCGAAGACTGTCACCGACATGCTCATGACCATCTGTGCCCGCATTG gcatcACCAACCATGATGAATATTCACTGGTTCGAGAGATtatggaagagaagaaggaggaggtgaCAGGGACCTTACGAAAGGACAAGACACTGCTGCGAGACGaaaagaagatggagaaactgaaacagAAGTTGCACACAGATGACGAGT TGAACTGGCTGGACCATGGCCGGACCCTGAGGGAGCAGGGAGTGGAGGAGCATGAAACGCTTCTGCTCCGGAGGAAGTTCTTCTACTCAGATCAGAACGTGGACTCTCGGGACCCCGTCCAACTGAACCTTCTCTACGTGCAG GCACGAGATGACATCCTGAACGGCTCCCATCCCGTCTCCTTCGACAAGGCCTGTGAGTTCGCTGGCTTCCAATGCCAGATCCAGTTCGGGCCCCACAATGAGCAGAAGCACAAGGCCGGCTTCCTCGA CCTGAAGGACTTCCTGCCCAAGGAGTATGTGAAGCAGAAGGGAGAGCGTAAGATCTTCCAG GCACACAAGAACTGTGGACAGATGAGTGAGATTGAGGCCAAGGTACGCTACGTGAAGCTGGCCCGTTCCCTCAAGACGTACGGCGTCTCCTTCTTCCTGGTCAAG gaaaagatgaaaggaaagaacaagttgGTGCCCAGGCTTCTGGGCATCACTAAGGAGTGTGTGATGCGAGTGGACGAGAAGACCAAGGAGGtgatccaggaatggaacctcACCAACATCAAACGCTGGGCTGCGTCTCCCAAGAGCTTCACCCTG GATTTCGGGGACTATCAAGATGGCTACTACTCGGTGCAGACGACCGAGGGGGAGCAGATCGCTCAGCTCATCGCTGGCTACATCGACATCATCCTTAAGAAG aaaaaaagcaaggatCACTTTGGGCTGGAGGGAGACGAGGAGTCTACTATGCTGGAGGATTCCGTGTCCCCCAAAAA GTCCACTGTGCTTCAGCAGCAGTATAACCGGGTGGGGAAGGTGGAGCATGGCTCAGTGGCCCTGCCCGCCATCATGCGTTCCGGAGCCTCGGGTCCCGAAAATTTCCAGGTGGGCAGCATGCCACCTGCCCAGCAGCAGATTACCAGTGGCCAGATGCACCGAGGACACATGCCTCCTTTG ACGTCAGCCCAGCAGGCGCTCACTGGGACCATCAACTCCAGCATGCAGGCTGTGCAGGCTGCCCAGGCCACACTGGATGACTTTGACACTCTGCCCCCTCTGGGCCAGGACGCT GCCTCAAAGGCCTGGCGTAAGAACAAGATGGATGAATCCAAGCATGAAATCCACTCCCAGGTAGACGCCATCACCGCTGGTACCGCCTCTGTGGTGAACCTCACAGCAG GGGACCCTGCTGAGACAGACTACACAGCAGTGGGCTGTGCGGTCACCACCATCTCCTCCAACCTGACGGAGATGTCCCGTGGCGTGAAGCTGCTTGCTGCCCTGCTGGAGGATGAAGGCGGCAGCGGCCGGCCCCTGCTGCAGGCGGCCAAGGGCCTGGCGGGGGCGGTGTCAGAGCTGCTGCGCAGTGCCCAGCCAGCCAGTGCCGAG CCCCGTCAGAACCTGCTGCAAGCAGCTGGGAACGTGGGCCAGGCCAGTGGGGAGCTGTTGCAACAAATTGGGGAAAGTGATACTGACCCCCACTTCCAG ATCTGTGCACCCAGCGGGGCTGGGTTTCCATCTCCCCCCGATCCCCCCACG GACGTGCTCATGCAGCTAGCCAAGGCCGTGGCAAGCGCTGCAGCTGCCCTGGTCCTCAAGGCCAAGAGTGTGGCCCAGCGAACAGAGGACTCAGGGCTTCAGACCCAGGTCATCGCTGCGGCAACACAGTGTGCCCTGTCCACCTCCCAGCTGGTGGCCTGTACCAAG GTGGTGGCTCCTACTATCAGCTCCCCAGTCTGCCAAGAACAGCTGGTAGAGGCTGGGCGACTAGTGGCCAAGGCTGTGGAGGGCTGCGTGTCCGCTTCCCAGGCCGCCACAGAGGATGCCCAGCTGTTACGGGGGGTAGGTGCGGCGGCCACAGCTGTCACCCAGGCCCTGAACGAGCTGCTGCAGCACGTGAGGGCCCATGCCACAGGGGCTGGGCCTGCTGGCCGCTACGACCAGGCCACTGACACCATCCTCACTGTCACCGAGAACATCTTCAGCTCCATGGGTGATGCTG GTGAAATGGTGCGACAGGCCCGCATCCTCGCCCAAGCCACCTCTGACCTGGTGAATGCCATCAAGGCTGATGCCGAGGGGGAGAGTGATCTGGAGAATTCCCGCAAGCTGTTAAGTGCCGCCAAGATCCTGGCCGATGCCacagccaagatggtggaggctGCCAAG GGAGCAGCCGCCAATCCTGACAGTGAGGAGCAACAGCAGCGGCTGCGGGAGGCAGCAGAGGGTCTCCGCATGGCAACCAATGCCGCTGCACAGAACGCCATCAAGAAAAAGCTGGTGCAGCGCCTTGAG CATGCAGCCAAACAGGCTGCAGCCTCGGCTACACAGACCATCGCAGCAGCCCAACATGCAACCTCCACTCCCAAGGCCTCTgctggcccccagcccctgctgGTGCAGAGCTGCAAG GCTGTGGCAGAGCAGATTCCACTGCTGGTGCAGGGCGTCCGAGGGAGCCAAGCACAGCCTGACAGCCCCAGTGCTCAGCTAGCCCTCATCGCTGCCAGCCAAAGCTTCCTGCAG CCAGGTGGGAAGATGGTGGCAGCTGCAAAGGCCTCTGTGCCAACAATTCAGGACCAAGCATCGGCCATGCAGCTGAGTCAGTGTGCTAAAAACCTTGGCACCGCGTTGGCTGAACTCCGTACTGCTGCCCAGAAG GCTCAGGAAGCGTGTGGGCCTTTGGAAATGGATTCTGCTCTGAGTGTGGTGCAGAACCTGGAGAGAGATCTGCAGGAAGTGAAGGCAGCTGCTCGAGACGGCAAGCTGAAGCCCTTGCCTGGGGAGACG ATGGAGAAATGTGCCCAGGACCTGGGCAACAGCACCAAAGCCGTGAGCTCCGCCATTGCCCAGCTGCTGGGGGAGGTCGCCCAGGGCAATGAGAATTACGCAG GCATTGCAGCTCGGGATGTGGCAGGTGGGCTGCGGTCACTAGCCCAAGCCGCTAGGGGCGTAGCTGCCCTGACATCAGATCCTGCAGTGCAAGCCATTGTGCTCGACACAGCCAGCGATGTCCTGGACAAGGCCAGCAGCCTCATCGAGGAGGCGAAGAAAGCAGCCGGCCATCCAGGGGACCCTGAGAGCCAGCAGCGGCTTGCCCAG GTGGCTAAAGCTGTGACCCAGGCCCTGAACCGTTGCGTCAGCTGCCTGCCTGGCCAGCGTGATGTGGACAATGCCCTGAGGGCAGTGGGAGATGCCAGCAAGCGACTCCTGAGTGACTCG CTTCCCCCCAGCACTGGGACCTTTCAGGAGGCTCAGAGCCGGCTGAATGAAGCCGCTGCCGGGCTGAATCAGGCAGCCACAGAGCTGGTGCAGGCCTCTCGGGGAACCCCTCAGGACCTGGCCCGAGCCTCAGGCCGATTTGGACAAGACTTCAGCACCTTCCTGGAAGCCGGCGTGGAGATGGCAGGCCAGGCTCCG AGCCAGGAGGATCGTGCTCAGGTCGTATCCAACTTGAAGGGCATCTCCATGTCTTCAAGCAAACTTCTTCTCGCTGCCAAGGCCCTGTCCACAGACCCTGCAGCCCCAACCCTCAAGAGTCAGCTGGCTGCAGCTGCCCG GGCAGTGACCGACAGCATCAACCAGCTCATCAGCATGTGCACCCAGCAGGCGCCAGGCCAGAAGGAGTGTGACAATGCCCTGCGGGAATTGGAG ACGGTCCGGGAACTCCTAGAAAACCCAGTCCAGCCCATCAATGACATGTCCTACTTTGGCTGTCTGGACAGCGTCATGGAAAACTCAAAG GTGCTGGGTGAGGCCATGACCGGCATCTCCCAAAATGCCAAGAACGGAAACTTGCCGGAGTTTGGGGAGGCTGTCGCCACAGCCTCCAAGGCCCTCTGCGGCTTCACCGAGGCGGCTGCACAG GCTGCATATCTGGTTGGCGTGTCTGACCCCAACAGCCAAGCTGGACAACAAGGGCTGGTGGAGCCCACACAGTTTGCCCGAGCAAACCAGGCAATTCAGATGGCCTGTCAGAGTTTGGGGGAGCCTGGCTGCACCCAGGCCCAG GTGCTCTCTGCAGCCACCATTGTGGCCAAACACACGTCTGCGCTGTGTAACAGCTGCCGCCTGGCTTCTGCCCGAACCGCCAATCCCACTGCCAAGCGCCAGTTCGTACAGTCAGCCAAGGAGGTGGCCAACAGCACGGCCAACCTTGTCAAGACCATCAAG GCGCTGGATGGGGCCTTCACAGAGGAGAACCGTGCCCAGTGCCGAGCAGCAACAGCCCCTTTGCTGGAGGCTGTGGACAATCTGAGCGCCTTTGCGTCCAACCCTGAgttctccagtgttcctgcccagATCAGCCCTGAG ggcCGGGCTGCCATGGAGCCCATTGTGATCTCTGCTAAGACAATGTTGGAGAGTGCTGGGGGCCTCATCCAGACAGCCCGAGCCCTGGCGGTCAATCCGCGGGACCCACCACGCTGGTCCGTGCTGGCTGGCCACTCCCGCACTGTCTCGGACTCCATCAAGAAGCTGATCACAAGCATGAG GGACAAGGCTCCAGGGCAGTTGGAGTGTGAGACAGCCATCGCAGCTCTGAACAGCTGTCTGCGGGACCTTGaccaggcttctcttgctgcggtcAGCCAGCAGCTCGCTCCCCGTGAGGGGATCTCTCAGGAG GCCTTGCACACCCAGATGCTCACTGCGGTGCAGGAAATCTCCCATCTTATTGAGCCGCTGGCCAGTGCTGCCCGGGCTGAAGCCTCCCAGCTGGGACACAAG GTGTCCCAGATGGCCCAGTACTTTGAGCCGCTCACTCTGGCTGCCGTGGGTGCTGCCTCCAAAACCCTGAGCCACCCACAGCAGATGGCGCTCCTGGACCAGACCAAAACCTTGGCCGAGTCTGCCCTGCAGCTGCTGTACACAGCCAAGGAAGCTGGCGGTAACCCCAAG CAAGCAGCTCacacccaggaagccctggagGAGGCTGTGCAGATGATGACAGAGGCCGTAGAGGACCTGACAGCCACCCTCAACGAGGCAGCCAGTGCTGCCGGGGTCGTCGGTGGCATGGTGGACTCCATCACCCAGGCCATCAACCAG CTAGATGAAGGACCAATGGGTGAACCAGAGGGTTCCTTCGTGGATTACCAGACCACCATGGTGCGGACAGCCAAGGCCATTGCTGTCACCGTTCAGGAGATG GTAACCAAGTCAAACACCAGCCCTGAGGAGCTGGGCCCTCTCGCTAACCAGCTGACTAGTGACTATGGGCGTCTTGCCTCCCAGGCCAAGCCTGCAGCTGTGGCTGCTGAAAATGAAGAG ATAGGCGCCCACATCAAGCACCGGGTTCAGGAGCTGGGGCACGGCTGTGCAGCTCTGGTCACCAAGGCAGGCGCCCTGCAGTGCAGCCCCAGTGATGCCTACACCAAGAAGGAGCTCATAGAGTGTGCCCGGAGAGTCTCTGAGAAG GTCTCCCACGTGCTGGCCGCGCTCCAGGCTGGGAATCGTGGCACCCAGGCCTGCATCACAGCCGCCAGCGCTGTGTCCGGCATCATCGCCGACCTGGACACCACCATCATGTTCGCCACTGCCGGCACACTCAACCGTGAGGGTGCCGAAACCTTCGCTGACCACCG GGAGGGCATTCTGAAGACTGCCAAGGTGCTGGTGGAAGACACCAAGGTCCTGGTGCAGAATGCAGCTGGGAGCCAGGAGAAGTTGGCACAGGCAGCCCAGTCCTCCGTGGCCACCATCACCCGCCTCGCCGATGTGGTCAAGCTGGGTGCAGCGAGCCTGGGAGCTGAGGACCCAGAGACCCAG GTGGTGCTGATCAATGCAGTGAAAGATGTGGCCAAGGCCCTGGGAGACCTCATCAGTGCCACAAAGGCTGCGGCTGGCAAAGTCGGCGACGACCCTGCTGTGTGGCAGCTCAAGAACTCTGccaag GTGATGGTAACCAATGTGACATCACTGCTCAAGACCGTGAAAGCGGTGGAGGATGAGGCCACCAAAGGCACGCGCGCCCTGGAGGCCACCACGGAGCATATTCGGCAGGAGCTGGCG GTCTTCTGCTCCCCAGAGCCACCTGCCAAGACCTCTACCCCTGAAGATTTCATCCGCATGACCAAGGGTATCACCATGGCAACTGCCAAGGCCGTTGCCGCTGGGAACTCCTGTCGCCAGGAGGATGTCATTGCCACAGCCAATCTGAGTCGCCGTGCTATTGCAGATATGCTCCGGGCTTGCAAG GAAGCTGCCTACCACCCGGAAGTGGCTCCAGACGTGCGGCTCCGAGCCCTACACTTTGGCCGGGAATGTGCCAATGGCTACCTGGAACTGCTGGACCACGTGCTGCTG CCG ACCCTGCAGAAGCCAAGCCCAGAATTGAAGCAGCAGTTGACGGTGCACTCAAAGCGTGTGGCTGGATCAGTCACTGAGCTCATCCAGGCTGCTGAGGCCATGAAGG GAACAGAATGGGTGGACCCAGAGGACCCCACAGTCATTGCTGAGAATGAACTCCTGGGAGCCGCAGCTGCCATTGAGGCTGCAGCCAAGAAGCTGGAGCAGCTGAAGCCCCGGGCCAAACCTAAG GAGGCGGACGAGTCCTTGAACTTTGAGGAGCAGATACTGGAAGCTGCCAAGTCCATCGCAGCAGCCACCAGCGCCCTGGTGAAGGCTGCCTCAGCTGCACAGAGGGAACTGGTGGCCCAGGGAAAG gtCGGCGCCATTCCAGCCAACGCACTGGATGATGGACAGTGGTCCCAGGGCCTCATCTCTGCT GCCCGGATGGTGGCTGCGGCCACCAACAACCTGTGTGAGGCAGCCAATGCAGCTGTCCAAGGCCACGCCAGCCAGGAGAAGCTCATCTCATCAGCCAAGCAGGTCGCCGCCTCCACAGCCCAGCTCCTCGTAGCCTGCAAGGTCAAGGCCGACCAGGACTCTGAGGCAATGAAGCGGCTTCAG GCTGCCGGCAACGCAGTGAAGCGAGCCTCAGACAACCTGGTGAAGGCAGCCCAGAAGGCTGCAGCCTTTGAAGAACAGGAGAATGAGACCGTGGTGGTGAAGGAGAAGATGGTCGGGGGCATTGCCCAG ATCATTGCTGCCCAGGAGGAGATGCTGCGGAAGGAACGAGAGCTGGAGGAGGCGCGGAAGAAGCTGGCGCAGATCCGGCAGCAGCAGTACAAGTTCTTACCTTCAGAGCTTCGAGACGAGCACTAG